One Methanohalophilus mahii DSM 5219 genomic window carries:
- the cobN gene encoding cobaltochelatase subunit CobN codes for MLAVAVPAVSASENMMKINNVTSDENGNFVLDDIPFGEYELYAANYSESRGEWKWYKGKIDVEVNGSDLTNQSLEISSSSMIDENWINSYIDGYNISGRTYSTGMGNEYNKSSNVVLLTRESSNFVLSTTSDENGNFVLDDIPFGEYELYAANYSESRGEWKWYKGKIDVEVNGSDLTNQSLEISSSSMIDENWINSYIDGYNISGRTYSTGMGNEYNKSSNVVLLTRESSNFVLSTTSDENGNFVLDDIPFGEYELYAANYSESRGEWKWYKGKIDVEVNGSDLTNQSLEISSSSMIDENWINSYIDGYNISGRTYSTGMGNEYNKSSNVVLLKSLATSSSYPLVNVSIITGYSSYEPQLESLVGRINNDSTLNLSVSYHLPSTIDDETDLSNVDVIYAKMFTDSASKIENEVDSAISNGTIVITDNAALTENIPAEFLDDRDEIIEILEAYWKYGATEESNFDNMIYYLAKTFVDRNDLDVKAPDGSPKAIYHPNMTEKSNFTSNSTEYFDWYRNREDGHAFDENSPTVGLTFYSSYYPERMGPFDSLIAELESRNMNVIACYGSSSDYVDPFFNHTPETKVDLILSSTYRSQYFDIENLGVPVMNTVTNGYMNLTEWKETSSPLPNTYMIRLYRPETWGWIDPIMIASTEFDSQGNKIYEPVDTQVEWLVDRAEAQTNLSAKDHSDKKVVVLYYNHGAGKNNIGASYLEVVPSIGNLLGAMANESYDVQSSSIPNKTELVDLFVKQGTNIGTWAPGELEDLVETNKVELIPEHTYRKWFDTLPEERRKEVTDRWGEAPGEIMVYEDDSGDRFVVIPKIEISDNVILAPQPTRGWFDDLDALYHDADLPPHHQYIAFYLWLQNDFDADVMVNMGRHGTVEWLPGKEFGLFSEEWPALMVGDIPVVYPYVMDGMGEGMQAKRRGSAVVIDHLIPPVVMSGSYGNYTDLNEKISQYHALDSDPDTQETRFEEIVNLTYELHLDERINMTYAEAEDEDLRDHFLDELDDVLRELRTTSMPYGLHILGKAPKGEQLSEMVCSMLGKDFKDEVAQYNTSEKAPVLLLDLVLNQNTSSTDAQLQILGEGNNSDTMDNYLSKATEYSDKLSLTEDELQQLLKAMDGKYVEPNLGGDPIQRSDALPSGRNFYAFDEQLIPTKQSWELGKKMANETMDAYQEKHGDDAYPSKAAFILWAGESTRHEGVMEAEILYLLGVRPVWGSGDKVEDVELIPSSELDRPRIDVLVQISGLYRDSFPHKVELIDKAVYLAYNAPDNGYDGTKDEERPAAEYISYDSADNTNYVRENTNNIYDGLNATLQNETASMNIALLRIFGPADGSYGTGMSNAVSASDTWENNTELADLYMDRMSNAYGEYVWGESMEEIASQWDVADDSIDNKDVFNDNLEDVGAIVHSRSSNTYGAMDTDDFFQYFGGLNLVVSEASGMAPETYVMNLQNPDAEKIETLSTYLSREIVTRYLNPTWFEGMQQHGFEGAGKMGNFIENLWGWEALHPDLIADHVWNDVYDAYFTGENREWIKETNPYEYQSMNARMLETARKNGWDASDEQLKSLVSEFVESIAETGDVTCCHHTCGNPALQDYVDGYLSMPGVVDEETAQKYREIMDEATTSSESSSTSSTSFSSGGVGSAQIVNTSSTGTASNQTTSSSDGGYSESAQDPTPDSTESSSDYVEGYEMTKENPRNDNSGGSSFSGADIVGTVLVLAAVGAMYIGFRRRQM; via the coding sequence ATGCTGGCAGTGGCAGTGCCGGCGGTATCGGCTTCTGAAAATATGATGAAAATTAACAATGTTACCAGTGATGAGAATGGTAATTTTGTCCTTGATGACATTCCCTTTGGTGAATATGAACTATATGCCGCCAATTATTCTGAAAGCAGGGGTGAATGGAAGTGGTACAAAGGAAAGATTGATGTTGAGGTAAACGGTTCCGACCTTACCAATCAATCCCTAGAAATTTCATCATCTTCCATGATTGATGAAAATTGGATCAATTCTTATATTGATGGTTATAACATATCAGGTCGTACTTACAGTACTGGTATGGGGAATGAATACAATAAATCCAGTAATGTAGTTCTTCTAACTCGTGAATCATCCAATTTTGTTTTAAGCACTACCAGTGATGAGAATGGTAATTTTGTCCTTGATGACATTCCCTTTGGTGAATATGAACTATATGCCGCCAATTATTCTGAAAGCAGGGGTGAATGGAAGTGGTACAAAGGAAAGATTGATGTTGAGGTAAACGGTTCCGACCTTACCAATCAATCCCTAGAAATTTCATCATCTTCCATGATTGATGAAAATTGGATCAATTCTTATATTGATGGTTATAACATATCAGGTCGTACTTACAGTACTGGTATGGGGAATGAATACAATAAATCCAGTAATGTAGTTCTTCTAACTCGTGAATCATCCAATTTTGTTTTAAGCACTACCAGTGATGAGAATGGTAATTTTGTCCTTGATGACATTCCTTTTGGTGAATATGAACTATATGCCGCCAATTATTCTGAAAGCAGGGGTGAATGGAAGTGGTACAAAGGAAAGATTGATGTTGAGGTAAACGGTTCCGACCTTACCAATCAATCCCTAGAAATTTCATCATCTTCCATGATTGATGAAAATTGGATCAATTCTTATATTGATGGTTATAACATATCAGGTCGTACTTACAGTACTGGTATGGGGAATGAATACAATAAATCCAGTAATGTAGTCTTGTTAAAAAGTCTCGCTACATCTTCATCATATCCTCTGGTCAATGTTTCCATAATAACGGGTTATTCAAGTTACGAACCTCAGTTAGAAAGTTTGGTAGGCAGGATCAACAATGATTCAACTCTTAATTTAAGTGTTTCATACCATTTGCCATCTACAATTGATGATGAAACCGATTTGAGTAATGTTGATGTAATTTATGCAAAAATGTTTACAGATAGTGCCAGTAAAATTGAAAATGAGGTAGATTCGGCAATATCCAATGGAACAATTGTTATTACAGATAATGCTGCTCTGACGGAAAACATTCCTGCTGAGTTCTTGGATGATAGGGACGAAATTATAGAAATACTTGAAGCTTATTGGAAATACGGAGCTACCGAGGAATCCAATTTTGATAATATGATCTATTATCTTGCCAAAACATTTGTGGATAGGAATGATCTTGACGTAAAAGCGCCGGATGGCTCTCCAAAAGCTATCTATCATCCCAATATGACGGAGAAATCCAATTTCACATCAAATTCAACAGAGTATTTTGACTGGTATAGAAACAGGGAAGATGGGCATGCCTTTGATGAAAATTCACCAACCGTTGGTCTCACGTTTTACAGCTCCTATTATCCGGAACGTATGGGCCCATTTGATTCTCTCATAGCTGAACTTGAATCAAGAAATATGAATGTCATTGCATGTTATGGTTCCAGCAGTGATTATGTGGATCCTTTCTTCAATCATACTCCTGAAACCAAAGTGGACCTTATTCTATCGTCCACCTACCGCAGTCAGTATTTCGATATAGAAAATCTGGGTGTACCGGTGATGAATACGGTTACCAATGGTTACATGAATCTGACCGAATGGAAAGAGACAAGCTCACCATTGCCAAATACTTATATGATAAGATTATACAGGCCTGAAACCTGGGGCTGGATAGATCCGATAATGATTGCCTCAACAGAATTCGATTCACAGGGTAATAAAATATATGAACCTGTTGATACTCAGGTTGAGTGGCTTGTTGATCGGGCAGAAGCTCAGACAAATCTCTCTGCAAAAGACCATTCTGATAAAAAAGTCGTAGTCCTCTACTATAACCATGGTGCTGGGAAGAATAACATTGGTGCCTCGTATCTGGAAGTTGTACCAAGTATCGGCAATCTACTTGGGGCAATGGCAAACGAAAGTTACGATGTACAAAGTTCGAGCATTCCCAACAAAACCGAACTTGTAGACCTTTTCGTGAAACAGGGTACGAATATAGGTACATGGGCACCCGGCGAACTGGAAGATCTTGTGGAAACTAACAAGGTGGAACTAATTCCCGAGCATACCTACAGAAAATGGTTTGACACTCTTCCTGAAGAACGAAGAAAGGAAGTAACGGATAGATGGGGTGAAGCTCCCGGTGAAATAATGGTCTATGAAGATGATTCAGGTGACCGATTCGTGGTAATTCCCAAAATAGAGATAAGTGACAATGTAATTCTTGCCCCACAACCCACACGTGGATGGTTTGATGATCTTGATGCCCTTTATCATGATGCTGATCTTCCGCCCCATCATCAGTACATTGCTTTCTACCTTTGGTTGCAGAATGATTTTGATGCCGATGTAATGGTTAATATGGGCAGACATGGCACGGTTGAATGGTTGCCGGGTAAGGAGTTCGGTCTTTTCAGCGAAGAATGGCCGGCTCTTATGGTCGGTGATATCCCGGTTGTCTATCCTTATGTAATGGATGGAATGGGAGAAGGTATGCAAGCCAAACGCAGGGGTAGTGCAGTTGTAATAGACCATCTGATACCGCCTGTTGTAATGTCTGGGAGTTATGGTAACTATACAGATTTGAATGAAAAAATCTCACAATACCATGCACTTGACTCGGATCCAGATACACAGGAAACACGTTTTGAAGAAATCGTGAATCTGACTTATGAGTTACATCTTGATGAACGAATAAACATGACATATGCAGAGGCAGAAGATGAAGATTTACGAGATCATTTTCTGGATGAACTTGATGATGTGCTCAGAGAATTGAGAACAACTTCAATGCCTTATGGTTTGCATATATTAGGCAAGGCTCCAAAAGGAGAACAACTAAGTGAAATGGTTTGTTCCATGTTAGGTAAGGATTTCAAAGATGAAGTTGCACAATACAATACTTCAGAAAAAGCTCCGGTTTTACTTCTGGATCTTGTTCTGAATCAGAATACATCTTCAACTGACGCCCAATTGCAGATTTTGGGAGAAGGCAATAACTCTGATACAATGGACAATTACCTGTCCAAAGCAACCGAATATTCTGATAAATTATCTTTAACTGAAGACGAGCTTCAACAGTTACTCAAGGCTATGGATGGCAAGTATGTTGAACCCAATTTGGGTGGAGACCCAATACAACGTTCTGATGCTTTACCTTCCGGTCGGAATTTCTATGCTTTTGATGAACAGCTAATTCCGACAAAACAGTCTTGGGAGCTCGGAAAGAAGATGGCCAATGAAACGATGGATGCTTATCAAGAAAAACACGGAGATGATGCTTATCCCAGTAAAGCAGCATTCATTCTATGGGCCGGAGAATCTACTCGTCATGAGGGTGTGATGGAAGCAGAAATTCTTTATCTTCTGGGTGTCAGGCCTGTATGGGGCAGTGGTGATAAGGTGGAGGATGTAGAACTCATTCCATCTTCTGAATTGGATCGTCCACGTATAGATGTGCTTGTCCAGATATCAGGGCTTTACAGAGACAGTTTCCCTCACAAGGTGGAACTGATAGACAAGGCGGTATATCTCGCCTACAACGCACCGGATAACGGCTATGATGGTACTAAGGATGAAGAGCGACCTGCAGCTGAATACATTTCCTATGATTCGGCGGACAACACTAACTACGTGAGAGAGAACACCAACAATATCTATGATGGTTTAAATGCTACATTGCAGAACGAAACTGCCTCAATGAACATTGCTTTGCTCAGGATATTTGGCCCTGCAGATGGTTCTTACGGAACGGGTATGTCCAATGCTGTTTCGGCCAGTGATACCTGGGAAAACAACACAGAACTTGCTGACCTCTACATGGACAGGATGAGCAATGCTTATGGTGAGTATGTCTGGGGAGAAAGTATGGAGGAAATTGCCAGCCAGTGGGATGTAGCGGATGATTCAATCGACAATAAAGATGTATTTAATGACAATCTGGAAGATGTCGGGGCGATTGTCCACAGCCGTAGTTCTAACACCTATGGTGCAATGGACACGGACGATTTCTTCCAGTATTTCGGCGGTTTGAATCTGGTGGTCAGTGAAGCTTCCGGCATGGCACCGGAAACATACGTAATGAATCTGCAAAACCCAGATGCTGAAAAGATAGAGACTCTAAGCACCTATCTTTCCAGGGAGATAGTAACAAGATATTTGAACCCAACCTGGTTTGAAGGTATGCAACAGCATGGCTTTGAGGGTGCAGGTAAAATGGGTAATTTTATTGAGAATCTCTGGGGATGGGAGGCTCTGCATCCCGATCTTATTGCGGATCATGTCTGGAATGATGTGTATGACGCATATTTCACAGGTGAAAACCGTGAATGGATAAAAGAGACAAATCCATATGAATACCAGTCTATGAATGCCAGGATGCTGGAAACAGCCCGTAAAAATGGATGGGATGCATCTGATGAACAATTAAAATCCCTTGTTAGTGAATTTGTGGAATCAATCGCCGAAACAGGAGATGTTACTTGCTGTCATCATACCTGTGGAAATCCGGCTCTGCAGGATTATGTTGATGGTTATCTCTCAATGCCCGGGGTCGTTGATGAGGAAACAGCTCAAAAATACAGAGAGATAATGGATGAGGCTACCACATCTTCTGAATCATCGTCTACTTCTTCAACCTCCTTCAGCAGTGGTGGTGTGGGCAGTGCACAGATAGTGAACACTTCAAGTACAGGCACTGCTTCTAATCAGACAACTTCCAGTTCTGATGGTGGGTATAGTGAATCCGCACAAGATCCAACACCCGATTCCACAGAATCCAGCAGTGATTACGTGGAAGGTTATGAAATGACAAAGGAAAACCCAAGGAACGATAACTCCGGTGGTTCATCCTTCTCAGGTGCTGATATTGTGGGAACCGTGCTGGTACTTGCAGCAGTAGGTGCCATGTATATTGGTTTCAGAAGGAGACAGATGTAA
- a CDS encoding cobaltochelatase subunit CobN: MLAVAVPAVSAEEQVTKVTYISYTPNDALQTASETNDHSDLIEYTFIDYSDSGISQEMINASESGFLETQDVIVCQGIYDAFTDNTTVNTTLKSAHDKGTVIYSIDPMGAYTPPSYFDYHSDGTTSDPVATYYSNMGTEGEGLENAENLLTYLTMKSKVTYISYSANDALQTASESNDHSDLIEYTFIDYSDSGISQEMINASESGFLETQDVIVCQGIYDAFTDNTTVNTTLKSAHDKGTVIYSIDPMGAYTPPSYFDYHSDGTTSDPVATYYSNMGTEGEGLENAENLLTYLTMKSKVTYISYSANDALQTASESNDHSDLIEYTFIDYSDSGISQEMINASESGFLETQDVIVCQGIYDAFTDNTTVNTTLKSAHDKGTVIYSIDPMGAYTPPSYFDYHSDGTTSDPVATYYSNMGTEGEGLENAENLLTYLATESPKLVENILNNAKVDSSKYLFVLGTDFNEAALNNATLDASISSELDITIFTKDNPAPADFDFSDYGVIFIESQNESVVDGWTSSIKSAKAGGAMVMGYNLSSNITVPNVDLYSDEYTDIERYWIQGGDANMESMLRLMGQEFSELWAGETISDPEIVHTVINVTYIVNSDNSISHLNNVLSERAVINDRFNVTVMDGTEAVANLTDVSDQDVIILYMIGGTQITEFKDVLLDAKDNGAQIGMFGMDDGYGIATFDMANPPYSFMKEYLYNNGYSNMEHWIRSVGSTLEGAYIEYSEAFQPSIPDHGIYHPDAFPQVFENSSEYLKWYEYHGYNESAPTVGIIASYNIEKNSLAFNTEDQLIRNLESKGCNVIFSTYKVITDDTSEYFVNNGTVLVDSMISLKGFNFQYNDPALGIESMNEYNVPVIKGLLDRYHTPDEYNASVHGLSTSSLSYQVTMPELEGLIDYIWVAGRVQDSETGQYYYKPLDSQVDWISDRAISWAELGNEDNSDKKISIIYYNHEGGKNNIGASYLDIASSFEVLLDEMNSSGYDTGNGSIPNGSEFIDLFIESRNVGSWAPGELEKVVESGNVTLVPVDEYMEWYNTLPQSVRDDVEDRWGEAPGDIMVYNNKFVIPTVQMGNINFIPQPTRGDLSDESVTYHDKDLPPTHQYLATYFWINQDYDADAMIHFGTHGTQEWLPGKEVGLWRYDYPSIMVADTPVVYPYIMDNVGEGTQAKRRGNAVIIDHLTPPITDSGLYGELAEIHDKIHEYEEAATANDTVNMALYRNSTIEKYENLSMEYDLGVTPEEMRSMNDTEFENFVTNDVHNYLHELQGTLMPLGLHVFGVAPEDDKLVFMVKSMLRSAFIDHIVNVIKETNPNDEWHEEDWENASNYHATDLLNATLLNGTNVSQAQEDVLGKTDSNVTADLNTALNYSAALQNTTREIDQTLRALNGGYIEAGPGNDPIRNPDAVPTGRNFYSFDPRDVPDEETVELGGILANQMLEQYRSTHNDTYPKKVTYVLWAVETMRHQGLMEAQIYSLLGVEPTRTYGHISGFEVIPQDEMDHPRIDVVVTPSGLYRDTFPNHLQLIDEAVRTVAALNESNETNYVRANSLEMEEALLEAGYNESTALALSRSRIFSESPGAYGTGLPGAVTASDTWDSEDELADLYISRMSNIYGQDVWGDSYEDVFRMNLQDVKVAMHSDSSNLYGIIDNDDFYQYLGGLGLAVRSLSGDTPEMYVADFKNVDNPQVITYEEAYRKDIRSTLFNPKFISGMMEYDYAGAREFMKTVEHIWGLDVTTPDMVKNSDWDEVYDVYVEDKYDLGVDEFMKSGDNAYAYQSTIKRMIEAERKGYWEASDEVLNNLVKEYTESVVENGVTCCHHTCGNPTLDGYVEGMMSVAGVSAEDQESYKKLMDGATQPANSQTSKSSSSTSGGVGSAQIVNASTTGTASNQTTTTSDGGYGESTQEPTSESAESSSDYVEGYEMTKENPRNEESGGSSFSGADIVGTVLVLAAVGAMYVGFRRRQI; encoded by the coding sequence ATGCTGGCAGTGGCAGTGCCGGCGGTATCGGCAGAAGAACAAGTAACAAAAGTAACTTATATCTCTTACACTCCCAACGATGCCCTTCAGACAGCCAGTGAGACCAATGATCACAGTGATCTGATTGAGTATACCTTCATCGATTATTCTGATTCAGGTATAAGCCAGGAAATGATAAATGCCTCAGAGAGTGGTTTCCTTGAAACTCAGGATGTTATTGTTTGTCAGGGCATATATGATGCATTTACTGATAATACTACAGTAAATACCACTCTCAAATCAGCGCATGATAAGGGTACTGTCATCTACAGTATAGACCCGATGGGAGCTTATACTCCCCCCTCCTACTTCGATTATCATTCCGATGGTACTACCAGTGACCCTGTTGCCACCTATTACAGCAATATGGGAACTGAAGGTGAAGGTCTTGAGAATGCGGAAAACCTGCTGACCTATCTCACAATGAAGTCAAAGGTCACCTACATTTCCTACAGTGCAAATGATGCCCTTCAGACAGCCAGTGAGAGTAATGATCACAGTGATCTGATTGAGTATACCTTCATCGATTATTCAGATTCAGGTATAAGCCAGGAAATGATAAATGCCTCAGAGAGTGGTTTCCTTGAAACCCAAGATGTTATTGTTTGTCAGGGCATATATGATGCATTTACTGATAATACTACAGTAAATACCACTCTCAAATCAGCGCATGATAAGGGTACTGTCATCTACAGTATAGACCCGATGGGAGCTTATACTCCCCCCTCCTACTTCGATTATCATTCCGATGGTACTACCAGTGACCCTGTTGCCACCTATTACAGCAATATGGGAACTGAAGGTGAAGGTCTTGAGAATGCGGAAAACCTGCTGACCTATCTCACAATGAAGTCAAAGGTCACCTACATTTCCTACAGTGCAAATGATGCCCTTCAGACAGCCAGTGAGAGTAATGATCACAGTGATCTGATTGAGTATACCTTCATCGATTATTCAGATTCAGGTATAAGCCAGGAAATGATAAATGCCTCAGAGAGTGGTTTCCTTGAAACCCAAGATGTTATTGTTTGTCAGGGCATATATGATGCATTTACTGATAACACCACAGTAAATACCACTCTCAAATCAGCGCATGATAAGGGTACTGTCATCTACAGTATAGACCCGATGGGAGCTTATACTCCCCCCTCCTACTTCGATTATCATTCCGATGGTACTACCAGTGACCCTGTTGCCACCTATTACAGCAATATGGGAACTGAAGGTGAAGGTCTTGAGAATGCGGAAAACCTGCTGACTTATCTTGCAACCGAATCTCCCAAACTGGTGGAAAATATTCTTAATAATGCAAAAGTAGACAGCAGTAAATACCTGTTTGTTCTGGGTACCGACTTTAATGAGGCTGCCCTGAACAATGCTACATTGGATGCCAGCATCTCCTCTGAATTGGACATAACCATTTTCACCAAGGACAATCCTGCACCAGCAGACTTCGATTTCTCCGACTATGGAGTAATTTTCATCGAGTCACAGAATGAATCCGTGGTAGACGGATGGACTTCCAGTATAAAATCTGCCAAAGCAGGCGGTGCAATGGTTATGGGTTACAACCTTTCATCCAATATAACCGTACCCAATGTCGACTTGTATTCGGATGAATATACTGACATCGAAAGGTACTGGATACAGGGCGGGGATGCCAATATGGAATCCATGCTCAGGCTCATGGGGCAAGAATTCAGTGAGCTATGGGCTGGTGAGACCATCTCTGATCCTGAAATAGTACATACAGTAATTAATGTGACTTATATAGTTAACTCCGATAACAGTATCTCCCATCTCAACAATGTCCTTTCGGAGAGGGCTGTAATAAACGATCGTTTCAATGTCACGGTTATGGACGGAACGGAAGCGGTTGCAAATCTGACCGATGTTTCCGATCAGGATGTCATTATCCTTTACATGATAGGTGGCACACAGATTACGGAATTCAAAGATGTGCTGCTGGATGCCAAGGACAATGGTGCCCAGATAGGAATGTTTGGTATGGATGATGGTTATGGCATTGCCACCTTTGATATGGCAAATCCACCTTACAGCTTTATGAAGGAGTATTTGTACAACAATGGTTACTCCAACATGGAACACTGGATACGTTCTGTAGGTTCCACTCTTGAAGGTGCCTATATTGAATATTCTGAAGCCTTCCAGCCATCTATACCTGACCATGGTATCTATCATCCAGATGCATTCCCGCAGGTGTTCGAAAATAGTAGTGAATATCTTAAATGGTATGAATACCATGGATACAATGAATCCGCACCAACCGTTGGTATAATAGCCAGTTATAATATTGAAAAGAATTCTCTTGCTTTCAATACGGAAGACCAGCTAATCAGGAATCTGGAATCCAAGGGTTGTAATGTAATTTTTTCAACTTATAAGGTAATTACAGACGACACATCTGAATACTTTGTCAATAATGGCACGGTTCTTGTGGATTCCATGATATCGCTGAAAGGATTCAATTTCCAATACAACGACCCTGCTCTGGGAATTGAGTCCATGAATGAATATAATGTTCCTGTAATAAAGGGATTACTCGACCGTTACCATACACCGGATGAATACAATGCAAGTGTGCATGGATTGAGCACTTCATCCCTATCATACCAGGTTACGATGCCGGAACTTGAGGGTTTGATTGATTACATATGGGTAGCAGGCAGAGTACAGGATTCAGAAACCGGACAATATTACTACAAACCTCTGGATTCGCAGGTTGATTGGATTAGTGACCGTGCCATCTCCTGGGCAGAACTTGGCAATGAAGATAATTCGGATAAGAAGATCAGCATCATCTACTACAATCATGAAGGTGGTAAGAACAACATTGGTGCCAGTTATCTGGATATAGCTTCCAGTTTCGAGGTGTTGCTTGATGAAATGAATAGCAGTGGTTATGATACAGGCAATGGCAGTATTCCAAACGGCAGTGAGTTCATCGATCTGTTCATCGAGAGCAGAAATGTAGGTTCCTGGGCCCCCGGTGAGCTTGAAAAGGTCGTTGAATCAGGTAATGTCACGCTTGTGCCTGTCGACGAGTATATGGAATGGTACAACACCCTTCCACAATCCGTAAGGGATGACGTTGAAGACAGATGGGGTGAAGCTCCGGGTGACATAATGGTGTATAATAATAAATTTGTCATACCTACAGTCCAGATGGGTAATATCAATTTCATACCCCAGCCCACCAGAGGAGACCTCTCGGATGAATCGGTGACCTATCATGACAAGGACCTTCCACCTACTCACCAGTATCTGGCCACATACTTCTGGATCAATCAGGACTATGATGCAGATGCAATGATCCATTTCGGAACCCATGGCACACAAGAATGGTTGCCGGGTAAGGAAGTGGGGTTATGGCGCTATGATTATCCGTCCATAATGGTAGCTGATACACCTGTAGTATACCCCTATATTATGGACAATGTTGGAGAGGGTACTCAGGCCAAACGCCGGGGTAATGCGGTAATTATAGACCATCTGACCCCTCCGATAACAGATTCAGGTCTGTATGGGGAACTTGCCGAGATTCATGACAAAATACATGAATATGAAGAGGCAGCAACTGCTAATGATACTGTGAATATGGCTCTTTATCGCAACAGTACAATTGAAAAATATGAAAACCTTTCAATGGAGTACGACCTTGGTGTTACTCCTGAAGAAATGCGTTCCATGAATGACACGGAATTTGAGAACTTTGTCACAAATGACGTGCATAACTACCTTCATGAACTGCAGGGGACCCTTATGCCTCTTGGGCTCCATGTTTTCGGTGTTGCACCTGAGGATGACAAACTTGTGTTCATGGTCAAATCCATGCTACGTAGTGCTTTCATCGACCACATAGTGAATGTCATCAAAGAAACTAATCCTAATGATGAATGGCATGAAGAGGATTGGGAGAACGCATCCAATTACCACGCTACTGATCTGTTGAATGCCACCTTGCTCAACGGTACAAATGTATCACAGGCTCAGGAGGATGTTTTGGGAAAGACTGATTCCAACGTCACTGCAGACCTGAATACGGCACTCAATTATTCCGCGGCTCTACAGAATACCACCCGTGAAATTGATCAGACACTCCGTGCTCTGAATGGAGGCTACATTGAAGCAGGACCAGGTAACGATCCTATCAGAAATCCGGATGCAGTTCCCACAGGAAGGAACTTCTATAGTTTTGATCCGCGCGACGTTCCGGATGAAGAAACTGTAGAGTTGGGTGGCATTCTTGCCAACCAAATGCTTGAACAGTATAGATCCACTCACAACGATACATATCCAAAAAAAGTAACCTACGTCCTGTGGGCAGTTGAGACAATGCGTCATCAGGGTTTGATGGAGGCGCAGATCTATTCCCTCCTGGGTGTTGAACCGACCAGAACCTATGGCCATATTTCTGGGTTCGAGGTAATTCCACAGGATGAGATGGACCATCCAAGAATTGATGTAGTTGTAACTCCTTCCGGGCTTTACAGGGATACTTTCCCGAATCATCTTCAGTTGATAGATGAGGCGGTGCGTACCGTTGCAGCTCTTAATGAAAGCAATGAAACCAATTATGTGAGGGCGAATTCCCTGGAAATGGAAGAGGCATTGCTTGAAGCAGGATACAATGAAAGTACTGCCCTCGCATTGTCCCGCTCCAGAATTTTCAGTGAGTCACCTGGAGCCTATGGAACCGGTCTGCCTGGAGCAGTGACCGCAAGTGACACCTGGGACAGTGAGGACGAACTGGCGGATCTCTATATTTCCCGTATGTCCAATATCTACGGACAGGATGTATGGGGAGACAGCTACGAAGATGTCTTCAGGATGAATCTCCAGGATGTGAAGGTTGCGATGCACAGTGATTCTTCCAACCTCTACGGAATCATTGATAACGACGATTTCTATCAGTATCTTGGAGGACTCGGGCTTGCTGTGAGATCCCTTTCTGGCGATACTCCCGAGATGTATGTTGCCGATTTCAAAAATGTGGATAACCCGCAGGTAATCACATATGAAGAGGCCTACAGGAAGGATATCCGTTCAACGCTTTTCAATCCCAAATTCATCTCCGGTATGATGGAGTACGATTATGCAGGCGCCAGGGAATTCATGAAGACCGTTGAGCATATCTGGGGACTGGATGTAACAACACCTGATATGGTCAAGAATTCCGACTGGGATGAGGTCTATGATGTCTATGTGGAAGACAAATATGATCTTGGTGTTGACGAGTTTATGAAATCCGGTGATAATGCTTATGCCTATCAGTCAACTATTAAAAGGATGATTGAAGCCGAGAGGAAAGGTTACTGGGAAGCATCCGATGAGGTTCTCAACAATTTAGTAAAGGAATATACTGAATCAGTTGTTGAGAATGGTGTGACCTGTTGCCACCACACATGTGGTAACCCCACACTGGATGGATATGTTGAAGGTATGATGTCTGTTGCGGGTGTTAGTGCTGAAGACCAGGAATCTTATAAGAAGTTGATGGATGGGGCCACACAACCTGCAAATTCACAGACTTCCAAGTCTTCTTCCTCCACCAGCGGTGGTGTCGGCAGTGCACAAATCGTGAATGCTTCAACCACGGGTACAGCCTCTAACCAGACCACCACCACTTCGGATGGGGGCTATGGTGAATCTACGCAGGAACCAACATCTGAGTCAGCAGAATCCAGCAGCGATTACGTGGAGGGTTATGAGATGACCAAGGAAAACCCCAGAAATGAGGAATCCGGTGGTTCATCCTTCTCGGGTGCTGACATTGTTGGAACCGTACTGGTACTTGCAGCAGTAGGTGCCATGTATGTTGGTTTCAGAAGAAGACAGATATAA